A stretch of the Argentina anserina chromosome 6, drPotAnse1.1, whole genome shotgun sequence genome encodes the following:
- the LOC126798052 gene encoding uncharacterized protein LOC126798052 isoform X2 produces the protein MECNKEDAVKAMQISETKMQNKDYIGAMKMAQKAQRLFPDLENITRLLAICEVHCTAENKLGGSEMDWYGILQTQRFDSDAIISKQYKKLALLLHPDKSKGLAGSDSAFKLIVEAKDLLLDKQRRSLYDIKYRTLARPGAPKTTAHQSNIDLTSATKSQNNPQSEVQQNTFWTQCYHCLSKFQYYREFVDRLLRCQRCRKAFHAHELREGVHSGSFRNDFVNHKERPSHGPSKASQSNGGTEKGDSRFQNGDAAFKPASKVGTSADLTGDSNAEMGKQGVETSTSGPVKSKDTGTSRNIKKEREKPTSELGESLKAGNTTTSDTRHVVKEKIELTAGHRTRRSPRNKHNLSSLLDDKDDDFVSPPFKRMRKGPLFGAAEKKGSNAAVGGYKTATRDNASVPVEEHLPNKKIKTEEVKLNVKEASMSDNDESNFRADVSPVANVDITSTPGAIELPDTQFHKFALDEDNLPSLFKVNQIWALYDPADDMPRWYAFVKKVLTPGFKLEIRWLEANPDDQGDIDWCVKELPVACGKFKLGDKDELKDHLMFSHQMHYTKGRGSHSILLYPRKGETWAIYQNWDIGWSSEPEKHMPYKYEVVEVLTDFVEAVGIGVCYLGKVKGFVSLFQQTEQHGVVMFQVPPHELYRFSHQIPSFKMTGCEGHGVPPGSFELDPASLPSSFINASDLADLEMDNRSKKIETDGSSHAKVGSVTACTGMNQEKLFERETLMSRSSRESETEYVNCMKGKSVTDLYHGNFRQPKESAIPCQADKRNNTQKKHQKNDSDSATFSLRRSPRELSKNSTMSNGGMKCPDSGEDEKHVSFSQANTTSSQHNNRMQSTLKDHYSPSHIKTPVPPSTSPACRLSQPELYNFKGLKSREKFSLGQIWALYSDVNGMPNTYAQVKRIEVRPKFQVHMAVLEPCSAMKHLSGPVSCGTFKMKDCPPEVFPLSSFSHCLNTGDVSGRKVFEVKPNKGEVWALYENHNAELVYPNLEKGECEVVEVLEDDVRSTKVGVLVKVKGFKSIFKAPRIQRSKTGIIDVPMAEFHRFSHQIPAFQHTGESDSRVAGCWELDPSSIPGTVISLD, from the coding sequence ATGGAATGCAACAAAGAGGATGCTGTCAAGGCAATGCAAATTTCAGAAACAAAGATGCAAAATAAAGATTATATCGGAGCAATGAAGATGGCACAAAAGGCTCAGAGACTCTTCCCAGATCTTGAGAACATTACTCGGTTACTTGCGATCTGTGAAGTTCATTGTACAGCAGAAAACAAGCTTGGTGGATCTGAAATGGATTGGTATGGGATTCTTCAGACTCAACGATTTGATAGTGATGCCATCATCTCGAAACAGTATAAAAAACTGGCGCTGTTGCTTCATCCCGATAAGAGTAAAGGACTTGCTGGTTCGGATTCTGCTTTCAAGTTGATTGTTGAAGCAAAGGATTTGCTGTTAGACAAACAAAGACGTTCTCTATATGACATTAAGTATAGAACTCTAGCAAGACCTGGTGCACCAAAAACAACAGCGCATCAGTCAAATATTGATTTAACTTCTGCAACCAAATCTCAGAATAATCCTCAGTCAGAGGTACAACAAAACACATTCTGGACACAGTGCTACCATTgtctctcaaaatttcaatattATAGAGAGTTTGTTGATCGGTTGCTCCGTTGTCAAAGATGCCGGAAGGCATTTCATGCTCATGAATTACGGGAAGGTGTGCATTCCGGATCTTTCAGGAATGACTTTGTGAATCATAAAGAGCGGCCAAGTCATGGTCCTTCAAAAGCCTCACAAAGTAATGGAGGAACTGAAAaaggagattcaagatttcagAATGGAGATGCAGCATTTAAACCTGCGTCAAAGGTAGGAACTTCTGCTGATTTGACTGGGGATTCCAATGCTGAAATGGGGAAGCAAGGTGTTGAAACATCTACATCTGGTCCAGTGAAGTCCAAAGATACAGGAACTTcaagaaatattaaaaaagaaagagagaagccGACTTCTGAATTAGGAGAAAGTTTGAAGGCGGGAAATACAACCACATCTGATACGCGACATGTTGTTAAAGAGAAGATTGAACTCACTGCAGGCCATCGCACTAGGAGATCTCCAAGGAATAAGCATAATCTTTCATCCCTTCTAGATGACAAGGATGATGATTTTGTGAGTCCCCCATTCAAAAGGATGAGGAAAGGCCCACTGTTTGGTGCTGCTGAGAAGAAGGGGAGTAATGCAGCTGTTGGTGGATATAAGACAGCTACAAGAGACAACGCAAGTGTTCCTGTAGAAGAACATCTGCCAAACAAGAAGATCAAAACTGAGGAAGTCAAGTTAAATGTAAAGGAAGCCTCCATGTCGGATAATGATGAAAGCAACTTCAGAGCTGATGTCAGTCCTGTAGCTAATGTAGATATTACATCTACTCCGGGGGCCATTGAACTTCCTGATACTCAATTCCATAAGTTTGCGCTTGATGAAGATAATTTACCAAGTCTTTTTAAAGTTAATCAAATATGGGCTCTTTATGATCCAGCAGATGACATGCCCAGATGGTATGCTTTTGTCAAGAAGGTCCTCACCCCTGGATTCAAGCTCGAAATCAGGTGGCTGGAGGCCAATCCAGATGACCAAGGTGATATTGATTGGTGTGTGAAGGAGTTGCCAGTTGCTTGTGGTAAATTCAAACTAGGGGACAAAGATGAACTTAAAGATCATCTTATGTTTTCTCATCAGATGCACTACACAAAAGGGAGAGGTAGCCATTCTATTCTGCTATATCCTAGGAAGGGAGAAACTTGGGCAATTTACCAGAATTGGGATATTGGATGGAGTTCTGAGCCGGAAAAGCACATGCCCTACAAATATGAAGTTGTTGAAGTCTTGACAGACTTTGTTGAAGCTGTTGGAATTGGAGTTTGTTATTTGGGAAAAGTGAAAGGATTTGTCAGCTTATTTCAGCAAACCGAGCAGCACGGGGTTGTCATGTTTCAAGTTCCACCTCATGAGCTATACAGATTTTCTCATCAGATTCCGTCTTTCAAAATGACTGGTTGTGAAGGACATGGTGTTCCCCCAGGATCCTTTGAGCTTGACCCAGCTTCTTTGCCCTCCAGTTTTATTAATGCAAGTGATCTAGCTGATTTGGAAATGGATAACAGAAGCAAGAAAATTGAAACTGATGGCTCTTCTCATGCAAAGGTTGGTTCTGTAACTGCATGCACAGGCATGAATCAGGAGAAGCTTTTTGAAAGAGAGACGTTGATGTCTAGATCTTCACGAGAGTCAGAGACTGAATATGTGAACTGTATGAAAGGGAAGTCTGTCACAGACCTATACCATGGAAACTTCAGACAACCCAAGGAAAGTGCTATTCCATGTCAAGCAGATAAGAGAAACAACACACAGAAGAAGCATCAGAAGAACGATTCAGATTCAGCAACTTTTAGTCTTAGAAGATCACCAAGGGAATTAAGCAAGAACAGTACCATGTCAAACGGAGGTATGAAGTGTCCAGATTCTGGCGAGGATGAAAAACATGTCAGTTTCTCGCAGGCAAACACTACCTCTAGCCAGCACAATAATAGGATGCAATCAACTCTGAAGGATCATTATTCTCCCAGTCACATTAAAACGCCTGTACCTCCATCTACATCCCCTGCCTGCAGATTGTCCCAGCCTGAATTATACAACTTCAAAGGGCTAAAATCTCGGGAGAAATTCAGTCTTGGTCAAATTTGGGCTCTGTATAGTGATGTGAATGGGATGCCTAATACTTACGCACAAGTTAAGAGGATTGAGGTTAGGCCGAAATTTCAAGTGCATATGGCAGTGCTGGAACCTTGCTCAGCAATGAAACATTTGTCTGGACCAGTTTCCTGTGGGACATTTAAAATGAAAGATTGTCCACCTGAGGTCTTCCCCCTCTCCTCATTTTCTCACTGCTTAAATACCGGAGATGTTTCTGGTAGGAAAGTGTTTGAAGTGAAACCAAACAAAGGTGAAGTCTGGGCATTATACGAGAACCACAATGCTGAACTGGTTTATCCCAACCTGGAAAAGGGAGAATGTGAAGTAGTGGAAGTGTTGGAAGATGATGTCAGAAGCACAAAGGTTGGGGTTCTGGTAAAGGTTAAAGGATTTAAATCAATATTCAAGGCTCCAAGAATTCAGAGGTCAAAAACTGGGATCATTGATGTACCAATGGCCGAATTTCATAGATTTTCTCACCAGATTCCTGCTTTCCAGCACACTGGGGAGAGTGACAGTCGAGTCGCAGGCTGTTGGGAGCTCGATCCATCATCAATACCTGGTACTGTTATTTCCTTAGATTGA
- the LOC126799668 gene encoding uncharacterized protein LOC126799668, with amino-acid sequence MLKQVLGKVWNKGGAYACGDRIRPCLYVPNSGFHNAQVHRAPRSFFGVEDFVDDDNSRPYTYQKEKKSKNPQKHVSFKQRTIAYLEPFTLDVFISKRFVSASITHRVTCKQVAVAGTNSKDIKAALKSRCDIPACIAIGQILADRAREADAYTASYTPRDRDKFEGKIRAVVQSLIDSGIDVKIYLN; translated from the exons ATGTTGAAGCAGGTGCTTGGGAAGGTGTGGAACAAAGGAGGGGCTTATGCCTGTGGAGACAGAATCAGGCCTTGCTTGTATGTCCCAAACAGTGGTTTCCACAATGCACAG GTCCATCGTGCACCGAGAAGTTTTTTTGGAGTAGAGgattttgttgatgatgacAATAGTCGGCCATACACTTATCAGAAGGAAAAGAAGTCCAAAAATCCACAGAAGCATGTATCGTTCAAGCAGCGCACTATAGCCTACTTAGAGCCATTTACACTTGATGTGTTCATCTCAAAACGGTTTGTGTCAGCCTCAATCACGCACAGGGTAACATGCAAGCAGGTTGCAGTTGCCGGTACCAACTCCAAAGACATAAAAGCTGCACTCAAGTCCCGTTGCGATATACCTGCCTGTATAGCCATTGGCCAAATTTTAGCCGATAGGGCAAGAGAAGCAGATGCCTATACTGCTTCATATACACCAAGGGACAGAGACAAGTTTGAAGGGAAGATTAGAGCAGTTGTTCAATCCCTCATTGATAGTGGGATTGATGTTAAAATTTATCTCAActga